One stretch of Armigeres subalbatus isolate Guangzhou_Male chromosome 2, GZ_Asu_2, whole genome shotgun sequence DNA includes these proteins:
- the LOC134216860 gene encoding threonylcarbamoyl-AMP synthase-like: protein MILARKLPSMKRFRLHSKMKLEEMSTIVTSSVINANDDQAIRQAANLLESGKVIALPTDTVYGLACSANDPNAIQRLYAIKGREEKKPVAICVADFCDFRFWGQADHLPDKLLAQLVPGHVTLIVRKSANLDNPYLNPGVEKIGIRIPDFDFIRNVSREFRLPVALTSANKSSEQSTLNVKEFQKLWPALGAVFDGGQLGVQEEQRAASTVIDLSQIGLYKVIREGVAVEHTIRVVEQFGSKAIAQ, encoded by the coding sequence ATGATTTTGGCGCGTAAGTTGCCATCAATGAAAAGATTTAGATTACATTCAAAAATGAAGTTAGAGGAAATGTCTACAATTGTGACTAGTTCTGTTATTAACGCCAATGACGATCAAGCGATTCGCCAGGCTGCTAACCTGCTCGAATCTGGTAAAGTCATTGCGCTTCCTACTGATACCGTGTACGGGTTAGCATGCAGTGCAAACGATCCCAATGCTATTCAAAGACTTTATGCTATCAAGGGACGAGAGGAGAAAAAACCAGTGGCTATATGCGTTGCGGATTTCTGCGATTTTCGATTTTGGGGACAAGCAGATCATCTGCCGGATAAGTTGCTCGCACAGTTAGTTCCTGGACATGTAACCCTCATTGTTCGGAAATCTGCTAATCTTGATAATCCGTATCTCAATCCGGGAGTTGAAAAGATTGGAATAAGGATTCCTGATTTCGACTTCATCAGAAATGTTTCCAGAGAATTCCGATTACCGGTGGCACTAACTAGTGCAAATAAGAGCTCCGAGCAAAGTACATTAAATGTTAAAGAGTTCCAGAAACTGTGGCCAGCGCTAGGCGCTGTTTTTGATGGAGGGCAACTAGGAGTTCAGGAAGAACAACGAGCGGCTTCAACAGTTATTGATCTGTCGCAGATTGGTCTGTACAAGGTAATCCGCGAAGGTGTCGCTGTAGAGCACACAATTCGAGTGGTCGAGCAATTTGGCTCTAAAGCAATAGCACAATAG